One window of Nocardia sp. NBC_00508 genomic DNA carries:
- a CDS encoding TetR/AcrR family transcriptional regulator → MKLFGAKGFEQTSLREVADAVGITKASLYYHYASKLDLLLAIIDPIVDHMRSIVDELDHVQHDPDGIRHILRTYLRGLIHHRDAGALVVRDTVAIINAMADRYPDLMDASQVLRTWLAGPDATDLTRLRACAALEVIGVALVSKELVPGADDSLVESSLLDAATCVLTVGGAA, encoded by the coding sequence GTGAAGCTATTCGGGGCCAAAGGATTCGAGCAGACCAGCCTGCGTGAGGTCGCGGATGCGGTAGGAATCACAAAGGCGTCGCTCTACTATCACTACGCTTCGAAGCTCGATCTGCTCCTGGCGATCATCGATCCGATCGTCGATCACATGCGGTCGATCGTCGACGAACTCGATCACGTGCAGCACGACCCGGATGGCATCCGCCATATTCTGCGGACCTACCTGCGCGGCCTGATCCATCACCGCGACGCCGGAGCGCTGGTCGTGCGCGACACAGTGGCGATCATCAATGCGATGGCCGACCGCTATCCGGACTTGATGGACGCCAGCCAGGTGCTGCGTACCTGGCTGGCCGGGCCGGACGCCACCGATCTGACGCGGCTGCGCGCCTGCGCGGCGCTCGAGGTGATCGGCGTCGCGCTGGTCTCCAAGGAACTGGTGCCGGGCGCGGACGACTCCCTGGTCGAGTCCTCGCTGCTGGATGCGGCGACCTGCGTGCTCACTGTCGGTGGGGCCGCGTAG
- a CDS encoding RrF2 family transcriptional regulator, whose translation MHITAKVDYAVRTLLEIASAPPLNRSVVGHGAPLVQAAPVVKAEAIATAQRIPPKVLESVLGELRRADLVISRRGPDGGYWLARPAAEISIADVIRALEGPLASVRGARPEDVRYPGSAESLQRVWIALRVNIRAVLENVSIDDIARNRLPGFVEALTEDPGAWARR comes from the coding sequence GTGCACATCACCGCGAAGGTCGATTACGCGGTGCGGACGCTGCTCGAGATCGCCAGTGCGCCGCCGTTGAACCGGTCCGTGGTCGGACATGGCGCACCCCTGGTGCAGGCCGCCCCGGTGGTCAAGGCCGAGGCCATCGCCACCGCCCAACGAATTCCGCCCAAAGTGCTCGAGTCCGTGCTCGGCGAGCTGCGCCGCGCCGATCTGGTGATCAGCAGACGCGGCCCGGACGGCGGCTACTGGCTGGCCAGGCCCGCCGCCGAGATTTCCATCGCCGACGTGATCCGCGCGCTCGAGGGCCCGCTCGCGTCGGTGCGCGGTGCGCGGCCGGAGGACGTGCGCTACCCCGGCTCGGCCGAGTCGTTGCAACGGGTGTGGATCGCCCTGCGGGTCAATATCCGTGCGGTGCTGGAGAACGTGTCCATCGACGACATCGCCCGCAACCGGCTGCCCGGATTCGTGGAGGCGCTTACCGAGGACCCCGGCGCCTGGGCGCGAAGATAG
- a CDS encoding ABC transporter ATP-binding protein, giving the protein MLIRLLRTHLYPYRAQLAGVVALQLVSVIAMLYLPSLNADLIDNGVTKGDLGYIWTTGLWMLAVTGVQIVASAASVYFGAQAAMGAGRDLRGAVLHRVGTFSAREVGMFGAPSLITRNTNDIQQVQLLIAMSATILVMAPIMCVGGIIMALREDLGLSWLLLIAVPALGLSMAVLISRMVPGFRDMQARIDEVNRVLREQITGIRVVRAFVRERQETWRFGLANTELTDTALRVGRLMALMFPAVMLISNVTAVAVIWFGGRAIDAGHMQIGSLTAMLSYIMQILMAVMMASFLAMMAPRAAVSADRIGEVLDTESSVHPPRLPQPFTDDPAIVDFGFAEFAFPGAEKPVLKAIRFQVRPGTTTAIVGSTGAGKTTLVNLVPRLMDATDGAVYVGGTDVRHIDLELLRSQIGLVPQKAYLFSGTIASNLRYGNPDATDEELWRALEIAQAADFVQEMPEGLQAPVAQGGTTVSGGQRQRLAIARALVKKPKVYLFDDSFSALDVATDARLREALKPETADASVIIVAQRIATIRDADQIVVLEDGAMAGVGTHEQLMRDCSEYREIVESQLSAEEAR; this is encoded by the coding sequence ATGCTGATCAGACTGCTCCGGACGCATCTGTACCCCTACCGCGCCCAGTTGGCGGGGGTCGTTGCGCTGCAGCTGGTTTCCGTCATCGCGATGCTGTACCTGCCGAGCCTGAACGCGGATCTGATCGACAACGGCGTCACCAAGGGCGATCTCGGCTACATCTGGACCACCGGTCTGTGGATGCTCGCCGTCACCGGCGTGCAGATCGTCGCCTCGGCCGCCTCGGTCTATTTCGGCGCGCAGGCGGCGATGGGCGCGGGCCGGGATCTGCGCGGCGCGGTGCTGCACCGCGTCGGCACGTTCTCCGCGCGCGAAGTGGGGATGTTCGGCGCGCCCTCGCTGATCACCCGCAATACGAACGATATTCAGCAGGTTCAGCTGCTCATCGCGATGTCGGCGACCATCCTGGTGATGGCGCCCATCATGTGCGTCGGCGGCATCATCATGGCGTTGCGCGAGGATCTCGGCCTGTCCTGGCTGTTGCTGATCGCGGTGCCCGCGTTGGGTCTGTCCATGGCCGTGCTGATCTCCAGAATGGTGCCAGGCTTCCGCGACATGCAGGCCAGGATCGACGAGGTGAATCGGGTGCTGCGTGAGCAGATCACCGGTATCCGCGTGGTCCGGGCCTTCGTGCGGGAGCGGCAGGAGACCTGGCGATTCGGCCTGGCCAACACCGAGCTGACCGACACCGCGCTGCGCGTCGGCCGGTTGATGGCGCTGATGTTCCCGGCGGTCATGCTGATCAGCAATGTCACAGCCGTCGCGGTGATCTGGTTCGGCGGACGCGCGATCGACGCCGGGCACATGCAGATCGGCTCGCTCACCGCGATGCTGTCCTACATCATGCAGATCCTGATGGCCGTGATGATGGCCTCGTTCCTGGCCATGATGGCGCCGCGCGCCGCCGTTTCCGCCGACCGGATCGGCGAAGTGCTCGACACCGAATCCTCGGTCCATCCGCCGCGGCTGCCGCAGCCGTTCACCGACGACCCGGCCATCGTGGACTTCGGGTTCGCCGAATTCGCCTTCCCCGGCGCGGAGAAGCCGGTGTTGAAAGCCATTCGGTTCCAGGTGAGGCCGGGCACAACCACCGCGATCGTCGGGTCTACCGGTGCGGGCAAGACCACCTTGGTCAACCTCGTCCCCCGGCTGATGGACGCCACCGACGGCGCGGTCTACGTCGGCGGCACCGACGTCCGCCACATCGACTTGGAGCTGTTGCGCTCGCAGATCGGACTCGTACCGCAGAAGGCGTACCTGTTCTCGGGAACGATCGCGAGCAATCTGCGTTACGGCAATCCCGACGCCACCGACGAAGAACTATGGCGCGCATTGGAGATCGCTCAGGCCGCCGATTTCGTCCAGGAGATGCCGGAAGGGTTGCAGGCCCCGGTCGCGCAAGGCGGCACGACCGTCTCGGGTGGCCAGCGTCAGCGGCTCGCCATCGCGCGAGCGCTGGTGAAGAAGCCGAAGGTGTACCTGTTCGACGACTCGTTCTCCGCACTCGACGTCGCTACCGACGCCAGACTGCGGGAGGCGCTGAAGCCGGAGACCGCCGACGCCTCGGTGATCATCGTGGCCCAGCGCATCGCCACCATCCGCGACGCCGATCAGATCGTGGTGCTCGAGGACGGCGCGATGGCGGGCGTAGGCACCCATGAGCAACTGATGCGGGACTGCTCGGAGTACCGAGAGATCGTCGAATCGCAACTGAGCGCGGAGGAGGCGCGATGA
- a CDS encoding ABC transporter ATP-binding protein has translation MRPGMPSPGAPDAKAKSFGPSLKRLLRRLAPERFYVGLIVALVVASVVLNTLGPYILGKATNLVFDGVVGKQLPSDVSKDQAIEALRAKGDDTFADMLSAMDVVPGVGVDFHAVAWVLVLVLVLYVGAAVFGWLQGYLLNIVINRTVKRLRSDVEDKIHRLPLRYFDSAPRGDVLSRVTNDVDNVSQSLQQTMSQLLISVFSVLGILVMMFWISWVLAVIALLTVPAAIVVTAQIAKRSKPHFVNQWKYTGLVNAQVEEAYTGHEVVTAFGRNREVGKEFDKRNEELYQASFKAQFISGLIMPAIMFLGNVNFVLVALVGGLKVATGSLSLGEVQAFIQYSRQFSQPLTQLGAMANLLQSGVASAERIFEILDAEEQTPDPVMGNARPVDRGRVEFEAVSFRYEPEKPVIERLSLVAEPGHVVAIVGPTGAGKTTLVNLLMRFYELDAGTITVDEVDITQITRDHLRSRIGMVLQDTWLFRGTIRENIAYGNPNAGEQDILAAARAAYVDRFVHALPDGYDTIIDEEGSGVSAGEKQLITIARAFLANPSILILDEATSSVDTRTELLVQHATAALRRDRTSFVIAHRLSTIRDADLIVVMESGRIVEHGAHERLLEERGAYYRLYNAQFAAAV, from the coding sequence ATGAGACCGGGAATGCCCAGCCCCGGTGCGCCGGACGCCAAGGCGAAATCGTTCGGCCCCTCCCTGAAACGTCTGCTGCGCAGACTCGCGCCGGAGCGGTTCTACGTCGGGCTGATCGTGGCGCTCGTCGTCGCCTCGGTGGTGCTGAACACGCTCGGGCCCTACATCCTGGGCAAGGCGACCAACCTGGTCTTCGACGGCGTGGTCGGCAAGCAGCTGCCGTCGGACGTCAGCAAGGATCAGGCGATCGAAGCGCTGCGGGCCAAGGGCGACGACACTTTCGCCGACATGCTCAGCGCCATGGATGTGGTGCCCGGCGTGGGTGTGGACTTCCACGCGGTCGCCTGGGTACTCGTGCTGGTGCTGGTGCTCTACGTCGGCGCCGCCGTGTTCGGCTGGCTGCAGGGGTACCTGCTCAACATCGTGATCAACCGGACGGTGAAGCGGCTGCGCAGCGACGTCGAGGACAAGATCCACCGGCTTCCGTTGCGCTACTTCGATTCCGCGCCGCGTGGTGACGTGCTCAGCCGGGTGACCAACGACGTGGACAACGTGTCGCAGAGTCTCCAGCAGACCATGAGCCAGCTGTTGATCTCGGTGTTCTCGGTGCTCGGCATCCTGGTGATGATGTTCTGGATCTCGTGGGTGCTCGCGGTGATCGCGTTGCTCACCGTTCCGGCCGCCATCGTGGTCACCGCACAGATCGCGAAACGCTCCAAGCCGCACTTCGTCAACCAGTGGAAATACACCGGCCTGGTGAACGCGCAGGTCGAGGAGGCATACACCGGGCACGAGGTGGTCACCGCGTTCGGGCGCAACCGCGAGGTCGGCAAGGAATTCGACAAGCGCAACGAAGAGCTCTACCAGGCCAGTTTCAAAGCCCAGTTCATCTCCGGGCTGATCATGCCCGCGATCATGTTCCTCGGGAACGTGAATTTCGTGCTGGTCGCGCTGGTCGGCGGCCTCAAGGTGGCGACGGGCAGCCTCTCGCTCGGCGAAGTGCAGGCGTTCATCCAGTACTCCCGGCAGTTCAGCCAGCCGTTGACCCAGCTCGGCGCGATGGCCAACCTGTTGCAATCCGGCGTCGCCTCGGCCGAGCGGATCTTCGAGATCCTCGACGCGGAGGAGCAGACCCCGGACCCGGTGATGGGCAATGCCCGTCCGGTCGATCGCGGCCGGGTGGAGTTCGAGGCCGTCTCGTTCCGCTACGAACCGGAGAAGCCGGTGATCGAGCGTCTCTCGCTGGTGGCCGAGCCCGGGCACGTGGTGGCCATCGTCGGCCCGACCGGCGCGGGCAAGACCACGCTGGTGAATCTGCTCATGCGGTTCTACGAACTGGACGCGGGCACCATCACCGTCGATGAGGTCGACATCACCCAGATCACCCGCGACCACCTGCGCTCGCGCATCGGCATGGTGTTGCAGGACACCTGGCTGTTCCGCGGAACCATCCGCGAGAACATCGCCTATGGCAACCCGAACGCAGGCGAGCAGGACATCCTCGCCGCGGCGCGCGCCGCCTACGTGGACCGATTCGTGCACGCGCTGCCCGATGGCTACGACACGATCATCGATGAGGAGGGCTCCGGCGTCAGCGCGGGCGAGAAACAGCTGATCACCATCGCGCGCGCCTTCCTGGCCAACCCGTCCATCCTCATCTTGGACGAGGCCACCAGTTCGGTGGACACCCGCACCGAACTGCTGGTGCAGCATGCCACCGCGGCGCTGCGCCGGGACCGCACCAGCTTCGTCATCGCCCATCGCCTGTCCACCATCCGCGACGCCGACTTGATCGTCGTCATGGAATCGGGCCGGATCGTGGAACACGGCGCGCACGAACGCCTACTCGAGGAGCGCGGAGCGTACTACCGCCTCTACAACGCCCAGTTCGCCGCGGCTGTGTAG
- the tgt gene encoding tRNA guanosine(34) transglycosylase Tgt, with the protein MLGPESFSFTVGTRLDGRHGRSGVIGTPHGPIATPAFIPVGTKATVKAVLPETMRELGAQALLANAYHLYLQPGADIVDEAGGLGAFMNWPGPTFTDSGGFQVMSLGVGFKKVLAMEAVDVRSDDVIAPGKERLATVDDDGVTFRSHLDGSAHRFTPEVSMGIQHQLGADIMFAFDELTTLLNTRAYQERSVQRTHEWAQRCIDEHERLTAARTHRPYQALFAVIQGAQYEDLRRKACRGLESIRGTAGTDFDGYGIGGALEKHNLGAIVGWCCDELPEDKPRHMLGISEPEDVFTAIENGADTFDCVNPSRVARNAAIYIDTGRFNINTSRFRRDFTPIDESCDCYTCANYTRAYIHHLFKAKEMLAATLCTIHNERFTVRLVDRIRQSIEGGNFDEHKAETLGRWRGNGG; encoded by the coding sequence GTGCTCGGTCCCGAATCCTTCTCCTTCACCGTTGGTACCCGTCTGGATGGGCGGCACGGCCGGTCCGGTGTGATCGGTACGCCGCACGGTCCGATCGCCACGCCCGCGTTCATCCCGGTGGGCACCAAGGCGACCGTCAAGGCGGTGCTGCCGGAGACGATGCGAGAGCTCGGTGCCCAAGCGTTGCTGGCCAACGCCTACCACCTCTACCTGCAACCGGGCGCCGACATCGTGGACGAAGCGGGCGGGCTCGGCGCGTTCATGAACTGGCCGGGACCGACCTTCACCGACAGCGGCGGGTTCCAGGTGATGTCGCTGGGCGTCGGGTTCAAGAAGGTGCTGGCGATGGAGGCCGTCGACGTCCGCAGCGACGATGTGATCGCCCCGGGCAAGGAACGGCTGGCCACCGTGGACGACGACGGCGTCACCTTCCGCTCGCACCTGGACGGCTCCGCACACCGGTTCACCCCCGAGGTATCGATGGGCATTCAGCACCAGCTGGGCGCCGACATCATGTTCGCCTTCGACGAGCTCACCACGCTGCTCAACACGCGTGCCTATCAGGAGCGGTCGGTGCAGCGCACGCACGAGTGGGCGCAGCGCTGTATCGACGAGCACGAGCGCTTGACCGCCGCACGCACGCACCGCCCGTACCAGGCGCTGTTCGCCGTCATCCAGGGCGCGCAATACGAGGACTTGCGCCGCAAGGCCTGTCGCGGACTCGAATCGATTCGCGGAACTGCGGGAACGGATTTCGACGGCTACGGAATCGGCGGCGCGCTGGAGAAGCACAACCTGGGCGCCATCGTCGGCTGGTGCTGTGACGAGCTGCCCGAGGACAAGCCGCGACACATGCTCGGCATCAGCGAGCCGGAGGACGTCTTCACCGCCATCGAGAACGGCGCGGACACCTTCGACTGCGTGAACCCGTCACGGGTCGCTCGCAACGCGGCGATCTACATCGACACCGGCCGGTTCAACATCAACACCAGCCGCTTCCGCCGCGACTTCACCCCGATCGACGAGTCCTGCGACTGCTACACCTGCGCCAACTACACCCGCGCCTACATCCATCATCTTTTCAAGGCCAAAGAGATGCTCGCGGCCACACTGTGCACAATCCACAACGAGCGGTTCACGGTGCGTCTTGTGGATCGCATCCGGCAGAGCATCGAGGGCGGCAACTTCGACGAGCACAAGGCTGAAACATTGGGCCGCTGGCGCGGGAATGGTGGTTGA